In the genome of Desulfomonilaceae bacterium, one region contains:
- the msbA gene encoding lipid A export permease/ATP-binding protein MsbA gives MAVYKRLLKYLTPYVAKLCLASLCMLGVAVLTASLAYLVKPALDDIFFEKNMRMLMLIPIVVASVYIIKGFCDFGQYYLMAFIGQSVIRDLRQEMFCKLENMSVGFFVRHSTGELLSRMNNDVTMVQGALTSAITGIARDTLTVICLVAVVFFRDLKLALIAMVIFPLAIYPLLNFGRRMKRYSRRMLVSLEDITERLNETITGIRIVKAFAMEDYERKRFAEVNDTLFNAFMRRFKVRAMSNPVMEALGGFGVCAIVTYGGYQVINGESTQGTFFSFMAALVMLYEPIKRVSEVNNTLQEGLTAGERIFSLLDTAPEVQDAPDAVHLGEISGKVEFKDVSFSYDSTQVLKDINFVVNPGEAIAIVGESGVGKSTLLDLAPRFYDPTSGCVLVDGTDVRRITQKSLREKIGIVTQQTILFDDTIRNNIAYGRPDLPLDMVIEAAKAAHAHDFIMAQPEGYDSLIGENGIKLSGGERQRVAIARALLKNPPILILDEATSNLDSDSEKSVQAALEGLMKGRATLVVAHRLSTIKNVDRIYVMSHGTIVEQGSHDELLALNGEFARLYHLQFASSHREMPN, from the coding sequence GTGGCGGTTTACAAAAGACTACTGAAATATTTGACCCCATACGTCGCCAAGTTGTGCCTGGCTAGTCTCTGTATGCTAGGTGTGGCTGTCCTTACCGCTTCTCTCGCTTACCTGGTAAAACCTGCCTTAGACGACATCTTCTTCGAGAAAAATATGCGGATGCTGATGCTAATCCCGATAGTAGTGGCTTCGGTCTATATTATCAAAGGCTTTTGCGATTTCGGTCAGTATTACCTCATGGCGTTTATAGGTCAAAGCGTTATCCGTGATCTTCGGCAAGAAATGTTCTGTAAACTTGAAAACATGTCCGTCGGCTTTTTTGTCAGGCATTCTACAGGAGAGTTGCTCTCCAGAATGAACAATGACGTCACAATGGTTCAGGGAGCGCTTACCAGCGCAATTACCGGTATAGCCCGTGACACCTTGACGGTGATCTGTCTCGTGGCGGTGGTATTTTTCCGGGACCTTAAACTGGCGCTTATCGCGATGGTGATTTTTCCACTGGCCATCTACCCTCTATTGAATTTCGGCCGCCGAATGAAGCGATATTCCAGACGGATGTTGGTGTCTCTTGAGGATATTACGGAAAGACTCAATGAGACCATCACAGGCATCAGGATTGTTAAGGCCTTCGCAATGGAGGATTATGAACGCAAACGGTTTGCTGAGGTGAATGACACGCTGTTTAACGCATTCATGCGCAGGTTCAAGGTTCGAGCCATGTCAAATCCCGTGATGGAAGCGCTCGGTGGTTTCGGGGTTTGCGCTATCGTCACCTACGGAGGATATCAAGTCATCAACGGGGAATCCACGCAGGGGACCTTTTTTTCTTTTATGGCGGCTCTTGTAATGCTGTATGAACCCATCAAACGTGTCAGCGAAGTTAACAACACTTTGCAGGAAGGCCTAACCGCCGGAGAGAGGATTTTCAGTCTGCTGGATACGGCGCCTGAAGTTCAGGATGCTCCCGACGCTGTTCATCTAGGTGAAATATCGGGCAAGGTCGAATTTAAAGATGTCAGTTTCTCTTATGATTCTACCCAGGTGCTCAAAGACATCAATTTCGTAGTGAACCCTGGTGAAGCGATAGCGATAGTGGGTGAAAGCGGGGTAGGCAAGAGTACATTACTGGATCTTGCGCCACGGTTTTATGACCCAACGTCCGGGTGTGTTCTTGTTGACGGGACAGACGTCCGGCGGATTACCCAAAAATCTTTGCGTGAGAAAATAGGTATAGTAACTCAGCAGACTATTCTTTTCGATGACACCATTCGTAATAACATAGCCTACGGGAGACCGGATTTGCCTTTGGACATGGTCATAGAAGCGGCCAAAGCCGCGCATGCCCATGACTTTATCATGGCGCAACCGGAAGGCTATGATAGTCTCATAGGGGAAAACGGTATTAAGCTCTCAGGTGGTGAACGTCAAAGAGTAGCTATAGCCAGGGCCCTATTGAAGAACCCGCCTATTCTGATTCTCGACGAAGCTACATCAAACCTGGATTCGGACTCCGAAAAATCCGTACAGGCCGCATTGGAAGGGCTCATGAAAGGTAGAGCCACACTTGTGGTAGCCCATCGGTTGTCTACAATTAAGAATGTGGATCGAATCTATGTCATGTCCCACGGAACGATAGTTGAGCAGGGTTCCCATGATGAATTGCTCGCCCTGAATGGAGAATTCGCAAGACTCTATCACCTGCAGTTTGCTAGCTCGCACAGAGAGATGCCCAACTAG